A region of Arabidopsis thaliana chromosome 5, partial sequence DNA encodes the following proteins:
- the PNM1 gene encoding Pentatricopeptide repeat (PPR) superfamily protein (Pentatricopeptide repeat (PPR) superfamily protein; FUNCTIONS IN: molecular_function unknown; INVOLVED IN: biological_process unknown; LOCATED IN: cellular_component unknown; EXPRESSED IN: 22 plant structures; EXPRESSED DURING: 13 growth stages; CONTAINS InterPro DOMAIN/s: Pentatricopeptide repeat (InterPro:IPR002885); BEST Arabidopsis thaliana protein match is: Pentatricopeptide repeat (PPR) superfamily protein (TAIR:AT5G61370.1); Has 1807 Blast hits to 1807 proteins in 277 species: Archae - 0; Bacteria - 0; Metazoa - 736; Fungi - 347; Plants - 385; Viruses - 0; Other Eukaryotes - 339 (source: NCBI BLink).), producing the protein MPPSLPSLQLRRLLLRSFISSSSVNTLQSQPRIISSKPLFSPLPPSRSSIFSTFPSRFFSSETNAESESLDSNEIALSFSKELTGNPDAESQTISQRFNLSFSHITPNPDLILQTLNLSPEAGRAALGFNEWLDSNSNFSHTDETVSFFVDYFGRRKDFKGMLEIISKYKGIAGGKTLESAIDRLVRAGRPKQVTDFFEKMENDYGLKRDKESLTLVVKKLCEKGHASIAEKMVKNTANEIFPDENICDLLISGWCIAEKLDEATRLAGEMSRGGFEIGTKAYNMMLDCVCKLCRKKDPFKLQPEVEKVLLEMEFRGVPRNTETFNVLINNLCKIRRTEEAMTLFGRMGEWGCQPDAETYLVLIRSLYQAARIGEGDEMIDKMKSAGYGELLNKKEYYGFLKILCGIERLEHAMSVFKSMKANGCKPGIKTYDLLMGKMCANNQLTRANGLYKEAAKKGIAVSPKEYRVDPRFMKKKTKEVDSNVKKRETLPEKTARKKKRLKQINMSFVKKPHNKMRRRM; encoded by the coding sequence ATGCCGCCGTCGTTACCGTCTCTGCAACTCCGACGGCTTCTCCTCCGTAGCTTcatttcctcctcctccgtcaATACTCTTCAATCTCAGCCCCGTATCATTTCTTCCAAGCCGTTGTTTTCTCCTCTTCCCCCTTCCCGTTCCTCTATATTCTCAACATTTCCTTCTAGATTCTTCTCATCTGAAACGAATGCGGAATCGGAATCTTTGGATTCGAATGAGAtcgctctctctttctcgaaGGAGCTCACCGGGAATCCAGACGCCGAGTCTCAAACCATTTCGCAGAGATTCAATCTCAGCTTCTCCCACATCACGCCTAATCCCGATTTGATTCTCCAAACTCTTAATCTCTCACCGGAAGCTGGTCGCGCGGCTCTAGGTTTTAACGAGTGGTTAGATTCGAACTCTAACTTCTCTCACACCGATGAAACAGTTTCGTTTTTCGTCGATTACTTTGGCCGTCGGAAAGATTTCAAAGGAATGCTAGAGATCATCTCGAAATACAAAGGTATCGCCGGAGGTAAAACACTAGAATCGGCGATTGATAGGCTTGTTAGAGCTGGTAGACCTAAGCAGGTCACTGATTTCTTCGAGAAAATGGAGAATGATTATGGTTTGAAACGTGATAAAGAATCACTTACCTTGGTTGTGAAGAAGCTTTGTGAGAAAGGACACGCGAGTATCGCAGAGAAGATGGTGAAGAACACTGCTAATGAAATATTTCCTGATGAGAATATATGTGATTTGTTGATTAGTGGATGGTGTATTGCTGAGAAACTCGATGAAGCAACTAGGTTAGCTGGTGAAATGTCTAGAGGAGGATTTGAGATAGGAACCAAAGCGTATAACATGATGCTTGATTGTGTTTGTAAGCTTTGTAGGAAGAAAGATCCTTTTAAGCTTCAACCTGAAGTAGAGAAGGTTTTGCTGGAGATGGAGTTTCGTGGTGTACCTAGAAACACAGAGACTTTCAATGTGTTGATTAACAATCTTTGTAAAATCAGGAGAACTGAAGAAGCAATGACATTGTTTGGTAGGATGGGTGAATGGGGTTGTCAACCAGATGCTGAGACTTATCTTGTTCTGATTAGGAGTTTGTATCAAGCAGCGAGGATCGGTGAAGGGGACGAAATGATCGATAAGATGAAATCAGCGGGATATGGTGAGCTTTTGAATAAGAAAGAGTATTACGGGTTTCTCAAGATATTGTGTGGGATTGAGAGGCTTGAGCATGCGATGAGTGTGTTTAAGAGCATGAAAGCTAATGGATGCAAACCTGGGATCAAGACTTATGATTTGTTGATGGGGAAAATGTGTGCGAATAACCAGCTGACTAGAGCTAATGGTTTGTATAAAGAAGCGGCTAAGAAAGGAATCGCTGTTAGCCCTAAGGAATACAGAGTAGATCCACGGTTTATGAAAAAGAAGACCAAGGAAGTGGATAGCAATGTTAAGAAGAGGGAGACTTTGCCTGAGAAAACcgcgaggaagaagaaacggcTCAAGCAGATCAATATGAGTTTTGTTAAGAAACCGCACAATAAGATGAGACGGAGAATGTGA
- the TCP5 gene encoding TEOSINTE BRANCHED 1, cycloidea and PCF transcription factor 5 (''TEOSINTE BRANCHED 1, cycloidea and PCF transcription factor 5'' (TCP5); CONTAINS InterPro DOMAIN/s: Transcription factor, TCP (InterPro:IPR005333), Transcription factor TCP subgroup (InterPro:IPR017887); BEST Arabidopsis thaliana protein match is: TCP domain protein 17 (TAIR:AT5G08070.1); Has 1807 Blast hits to 1807 proteins in 277 species: Archae - 0; Bacteria - 0; Metazoa - 736; Fungi - 347; Plants - 385; Viruses - 0; Other Eukaryotes - 339 (source: NCBI BLink).), whose translation MRSGECDEEEIQAKQERDQNQNHQVNLNHMLQQQQPSSVSSSRQWTSAFRNPRIVRVSRTFGGKDRHSKVCTVRGLRDRRIRLSVPTAIQLYDLQDRLGLSQPSKVIDWLLEAAKDDVDKLPPLQFPHGFNQMYPNLIFGNSGFGESPSSTTSTTFPGTNLGFLENWDLGGSSRTRARLTDTTTTQRESFDLDKGKWIKNDENSNQDHQGFNTNHQQQFPLTNPYNNTSAYYNLGHLQQSLDQSGNNVTVAISNVAANNNNNLNLHPPSSSAGDGSQLFFGPTPPAMSSLFPTYPSFLGASHHHHVVDGAGHLQLFSSNSNTASQQHMMPGNTSLIRPFHHLMSSNHDTDHHSSDNESDS comes from the coding sequence ATGAGATCAGGAGAATGTGATGAAGAGGAGATTCAAGCAAAGCaagaaagagatcaaaatcaaaatcatcaagTAAACTTAAACCACATgttgcaacaacaacagccGAGTTCGGTATCATCTTCAAGGCAATGGACTTCAGCTTTTAGGAATCCAAGAATCGTTCGAGTCTCAAGAACATTCGGTGGCAAAGACAGACACAGCAAAGTATGTACAGTCCGTGGTCTTCGAGACCGGAGGATAAGGTTGTCCGTACCTACAGCTATTCAACTCTACGACCTTCAAGATCGATTAGGGCTGAGTCAGCCAAGCAAAGTCATTGATTGGTTACTCGAAGCAGCAAAAGATGACGTAGACAAGCTACCTCCTCTACAATTCCCACATGGATTTAACCAGATGTATCCAAATCTCATCTTCGGAAACTCCGGGTTTGGAGAATCTCCATCTTCAACTACATCAACAACGTTTCCAGGAACCAATCTCGGGTTCTTGGAAAATTGGGATCTTGGTGGTTCTTCAAGAACAAGAGCAAGATTAACCGATACAACTACGACCCAAAGAGaaagttttgatcttgatAAAGGAAAATGGATCAAAAACGACGAGAATAGTAATCAAGATCATCAAGGGTTTAACAccaatcatcaacaacaatttCCTCTGACCAATCCGTACAACAACACTTCAGCTTATTACAACCTTGGACATCTTCAACAATCGTTAGACCAATCTGGTAATAACGTTACTGTCGCAATATCTAATGTTGCTgctaataataacaataatctCAATTTGCATCCTCCTTCCTCGTCTGCCGGAGATGGATCTCAGCTTTTTTTCGGTCCTACTCCTCCGGCAATGAGCTCTCTATTCCCGACATACCCTTCGTTTCTTGGagcttctcatcatcatcatgtcGTCGATGGAGCCGGTCATCTTCAGCTCTTTAGCTCGAATTCAAATACCGCATCGCAGCAACACATGATGCCGGGTAATACGAGTTTGATTAGACCATTTCATCATTTGATGAGCTCGAATCATGATACGGATCATCATAGTAGCGATAATGAATCAGATTCTtga
- a CDS encoding ECA1 gametogenesis related family protein (ECA1 gametogenesis related family protein; LOCATED IN: endomembrane system; BEST Arabidopsis thaliana protein match is: ECA1 gametogenesis related family protein (TAIR:AT5G60945.1); Has 99 Blast hits to 96 proteins in 3 species: Archae - 0; Bacteria - 0; Metazoa - 0; Fungi - 0; Plants - 99; Viruses - 0; Other Eukaryotes - 0 (source: NCBI BLink).) codes for MSIKNVISLLMVICIIVSVNARPPFSSIFTDPYPLLNSFPVFSRIFKCYSSVMKFPICVIETTQSVSNRRWVISPYCCKAYLHTRDYCLPKIPYMPHFPSFIRNHCLKVVRK; via the coding sequence ATGTCTATTAAAAATGTGATTTCACTTTTAATGGTCATATGCATTATAGTCTCCGTAAATGCAAGGCCACCATTTTCGTCTATTTTTACTGATCCATATCCGTTACTTAATAGTTTTCCAGTATTTTCTCGTATATTCAAATGTTATTCATCTGTGATGAAATTTCCAATATGCGTTATAGAAACTACTCAATCCGTATCTAATAGGCGATGGGTGATTAGTCCTTATTGTTGCAAGGCATATTTACATACCAGAGATTACTGCTTGCCAAAAATTCCATACATGCCacattttccttctttcataAGAAATCATTGTTTAAAAGTTGTTAGAAAAtag